Part of the candidate division KSB1 bacterium genome is shown below.
TTCGACGGAAAGGCGATCGAACTCCAATGCGGTGACTGAGAGGGAATCGAACGCAAGCAGAGCAGACGGCAACCCCGTGAGGAAACCCTCGATAACCAGTATCCGGCGCGGCTGCGGATGCGCACAGACCACCGCTGCCGCCAAAGGCTGCATTGCCGGATCATTGATCACCGGTGCAACCTTGCCGCCGTTTTTATAGATCCAGTTTTCGCCTGCATAATTGACCACAGAGGTCTTGCCGAAATTCGTCGGCCGACCGGCAACAAAGATCATATCGCGGGCAAAAGATCGCCAGTACAGCTTGTCAACGACTCGATCCAGTTTCTCTACGCCGCCGGTCAAAATAATCACTGCCGCTATTATTCCGGCGAGCCCCAAAGTACGGCTGCGCAGGAGCCAAGCTGTGCCCCACAACGCGGCTGAGAGCATCAGAGTCCCTAACAACAGATTGGAAGCAAAAGGCGTCGCCGCACTGAACAAAAGACCGCAAACAGCAGCCGCAGCTGTTTCCCAAGCATAGATGCGCGCTTCCGGTTCCCCCGATCCGGCGGTATCGGCAGCCGCCAGGAGTGCAAAAGAAACGCCGAACAACAGACATGGCGGTGCGGTAACCGCAGCTGCAAAAATCATTGTTTTGAAAAAAGGGATGAATTCGCCGGGAGGCACAAGCAGAATGATTCGCGCTAATCGAAACAACACGATACCGACAAGGGAGAGAAACAGCGCCGTGAGAAGGAGCGGAAAAATAGAATCGTGCGGTATCTTCCTCCTCAGATAGAGGAAAAGCGGTCCGCTGCCCAATCCGACCCAAAACAACCACAGCGCTAGAATGCCGCCGATCAGCAGCTCATTGCCGTAAAAAACCGTTAAAGCAGAACGGATGAGCAATGTCTGCGCACCCAAAGAGGCGGCGCCCAATAAAACGGCACCGTATTTTGTCTGCACGGTGTTTGTCATGATCCGGATAAAGCGAGTCACTAACTGCTCGGCGTCAAAGCTTTTATAGTATAAGCGGTTTAAAAGTAATATTCAAGACGAAAGCAGGGGGAAAAACTGGAGGGATACTACTTTATTCTTCGAAAACGGCAAATTCTTCTTCTATTTTATTATCCTCATGGGGTTCCAGCTCTTTTTGCTGCAGAACGCGGTAGTATTCTGCAAGAATTTCGCGCTCCATTTGATCGCGAAACTCCTTGCTGATGGGGTGAGCGATATCCCGTTGCGTGCCGTCTTCCACTTTGCGCGAGGGCATACAGAGCAGCAATCCCTTTTTGCTTTGGATGATCTTCAGCCCCTTGACGGAAAACACGTTTTCGAAGGTGATGTTGACAAAAGCCTTCAGCTTGGGTTCTTCTCTAAGCTTGATGTTGATCTCTGTGATTCTCATCCCGCATCATCCAAAATTAATAGTGAGCTGCCGATTATCTTCGTTTTCAAACATTATTTACCGACAATCCTCTAAAAACGCGCAAAGACATATTTTAATAAATTTTCAACATAGTAATGGATTTTTTTCAGACTCGAACAAAACAAAAAAGGCAAAGATCGATCAATCTCTGCCTTTTTTGCGGAAGGAGCATTTATAAAGAAGGAGAGCCTTACGGAAGAAAAGCCATATGTTCTATTTTATTTAAAGTCACATCAATCGTATAAACATATACGCCGCCTTTGACGACCCTGCCTTGTCCGTCACGGCCATCCCAATAGAAAGAGTGCTCGCCGGCCTCGAATCGGCCTGCGGCAATCGTTTTTACCACTTTTCCCATCGGCGTCTTTACCTGTACGGTCAAATCGGTTGTCTTTTCTAATCGCAACATTAAGCATTTTTGCTCAGAGAAAGGGTTGCATTCCTCGCTGTTGACCACCGTCACACCTCCGGCGGCATTTTCCGCTTTGCACAAAACCAGCTCTCTTTCTTCGGCCTGCAATGACCAGGCGGCGACAAGTATTCCCAAAAGCAGAGCAGTATTTGAAAATAGTTTCATCTTTTCAACCTCATCGTTTTCTTACGATCATTTTACTACAAATGACGTGCCGAAACTGCCTTTTTTCTATAATTATAGCTGCGTCGTCAGCTTTGCCCTATTAAGCTGATTTTTAAGCACTAAAGACATGCTTTTCATCGCATAAAATTACTACGAACCTTTCCCCGAGCCTATCGTATTAAAAAGCGGTTGCAATTCGGAAAGCAGGTGGCTTAACCTGAAACAGGGGTGCAAGTTTTTCATATTTGCGGTGTCTAATAGGCGGAACGAAACGGAAACCGAATGACCGACGAGGAATTTGTACGCGCAGCGCAAGACGGCGATTATGCCGGATTCGATGCACTTGTCAGGAAATACCAGGATAGAATTTTTGGTATATGCCTTCTTTTCCTGGATGATCGGAACGACGCCGATGATGCGGCTCAGGAAGTGTTCATCAAGGCTTACCGTAGTTTGAGTCGGTTCAAAGGCAAGGCGCAATTTTCGACTTGGCTTTACCGAATTGCCGTCAATCATTGTCTGAATTTATTGCGGGCGCGTCGCCGTCGGAAGATGCTGACCCTTTTTTCACGCCTCAGAGCGAGGGAAAAACTGTATCTGATGGAGACTGCAGGCGGTGAAGATCCGCACATGCGCATGGAGCAGGAAGAGATCGAGCAAAAAGTGGCAAAAGCGATCGAAAGTCTTCCGGACGATCAGAAGACAGCTCTAATTCTCCATCGTTACGAAGGCTTGAGTTATCAGGAAATCGCCGGCGTTATGGGCGTCAGCGTGGCATGTATTGAATCACGCCTTTTCCGCGCCAAGAAAAAATTGGCCGAGCTGTTGGGAACTTTGGGTAAGGATTGATTCTATGAGGTCTTGTGCAAAATACAGAAAGCAGCTCTCCGCTTTAATGGACGGCGAGCTGAGCAGTGAAACACAAAAATCTGCCGTTGCGCATCTGTCCGTCTGTGAGTCTTGTCGCCGAATGATGGAGGAATGGCAAACGCTTTACAGATTAATAGCTCGGCCTATGACTCCTGCCCCGCCTTTTTTTGCCGACAAAGTGCGAAACCGTGTTTTGGCTCAGGCCAGTAAACAGCCGGTCGTTCGTTTACAGGCGGTACAGAAACTCATCGTTACGACTGCAGCCGTTGCAGGCATAATAGTGGGCATACTTATCGGTGCCCGCTTGGATTTCGAGGCGAGCGCGGGCAGTCTGTACCGCGACGCCGTCATCAGTGAGCTCTTTGAACTCGACGATGCGCTGTTGACGACAGCCTACTGGTCTTTTGCCGAACTTTCACAATGAGGAAAACATGTCTTCGAAATGGTTAATTGCAGCCTTGATTTTTTCAACGACAATAAACATTGCCGGCATCGGCACATTGATCTACTTGCGGCTTGGGGAACGACGTCCGCCCGAGGGCTATTGGAGCCGCTCCAAAAGGGAGCGGCCGCCTGCTTTCATGGAGCGCCGATTGCGGCAGAGATTCCATGACTGGAAGGAAATGGATTCTCTCAACCTACAATATAAGCGGCAGATGGGTGAGATTCTGCAGGACATCGAGCGGCAACGAAAGAACGTAGCGTTTCTGTTGGAACAGGAACCGATCGACCGCAAGGCCGTCGATGAAGAGCTGCGCCGACTTTACGAAAGCCGGCTTCGCGCCGAGAGCCTGACGGTCGACCAGTTGATTGCGCTCAAGCCTAAGCTTTCAACGGATGAATGGCGATTTATCATCCGACGATTGGAAACGCCACCGCGCCGCCTTTTGCCGATCGAAGAAGACATTTCACCAGAGCGATTTTATCGACAGTCCAAAGAGGAAAAAGTGATCATTTTAAAGCGAACCGAAAAACCGTAACAAAGGAGGAGATTTGTCATGACTAACAAATTATTTAGGATTGCTTTTGTACTTGCACTCTTTTTGTTGGTCCAAAACGCGATGGCACAGGGCGAACCCCTACGTCCATTTCGTGGCGGTCAAACCAAAAAGGTGATTGAGATCCAAAAAGAGGTGATCGACCGCGATCTGAATCTGACCGACGAACAGGAAAAAGCGTTCAAAAAAATCGACCTCTCATTCCGTAAAGAGACGGTCGCGTTGCGCAATGATCTGCAGATCAAACAATTGGAGCTGCAGGCCGAATTGAGCGAAGACAAACCGGACGCAAAAAAGATCGAATCGTTGATCGACGACATTGCCAAGCTGCGCGCCGCCATTCAGAAAAAGCGGATTTCTGCACATCTACAGAAACGCAACCTGCTTAATGCGGATCAGCGCAAAATTTTGGACCGCCAATGTCCTTGGTGGGGAAAGCCGTTTGAAAGAATGCATATGGGGCCGGCCAGAGGAAGAGGACCGTTATTCCTGAATTGGCTGGAAAAATACGACTACGATGATGAAGAGGAAGAAGAGAAATAATATCTCTTCCGCACCGGCCAGTGTTCCCTTAAAAGCCCGTGTTGACGCACGGGCTTTTTGGTAATAGAGTTGATTAGGTTTTTAGCGGCAAAATACATATTTTGTTTAAGGCTTTTTGGAGAAAGGAAGGAAATATGTCTGAAAAGAAAAACTGCCATGGTCCCTTTCACAGGAATGAAAAGGGCAAATCCGACGGTTTGTCGCGGCGTCAATTTGTGGCTGCTTTAGGCGCAGCAGCGGCGGGAATCACGGCGGCAGCGTGCAGCCGTGCATCTTTGCCGCTGGAACCGAATGTCTCTGCAGCAAAGGGGCCGCTCGTACCGCCCACTGGAAGTTTGGGCAGACAAGGCGGGCACCTTGCGCAGGTCGCCGTCTGCGATGTCGCCGATTATAGTTACCAGGCGTTGCGGGCAAACATCCAATCCGCCGTGGAAGCGCTCGGAGGCTTGAGCGACATCTGCAAGCCCGGCGACGTGGTCGGCATCAAGCTGAACATGACCGGCGGCGACAGCAATGCGAAGAACTGCCCCAAGCGCTACGGCGTCAAGGCGACCGAGCTCTATTGGACGCATCCGGAAATTCTGCGCGTCTGCATGGAGCTGTTCCGCGACGCCGGTGCAAGCCGCATCATCGTCATGGAAGCCATTTATGACAACGAATCTTACCAAAAATACGGCTACCGCGATGTCGTCGAAGAATTGGGCGGCGATTTTGTCGATCTCAACAAAAAGAGCCCCTACGGCAGCTTTAAGGAAGTGCCGGTTCCTTCACCTTTGGGCAGATGGGACCGCTACTACCATAACCAGGCGCTGCACGAGCTAGACTGCTTTGTTTCTCTGCCGAAGGCCAAACGTCATTACGGTGCGGGCGTCACGCATTCGTTGAAGAATATGGTCGGTTCGATTCCGCTTTCGATCTATACCAATTACAACGACGGCAAGGAAGGCGCCGTCGGCGGCTACCGCGCTTCCATGCATGAAATGGGTTGGCCGACATTGGTGCGGAATTTCCTTGACATCTGCCGAATTCGGCCCATTCACTTTGCCATCAACGACGCCATCATGACCGCGGATAACGGCGAAGGGCCTTGGAATCAGGGCTTTACACCGGCGCGCTACAACAAGCTGATCATCGGCAAGGATCCGGTTGCGGTCGATTCGATCTCGACGCAGGTCATCGGCTGGGACCCCATGGTGGGTGATTTCGAAGGTTGTTTTTCGCAGGATTCGCTGCCCGGCGAATTCTCGGGCACGGACAATTATCTGCGCATCGCGCAGGAAGCGGGCATGGGCATCTATGACGTCAATTTGATCAACGTCATTAACGCCACGGCCTCTACGCGGGTGGTCAAAAGAGGATAGCAAAAGGGCGGTTTAGCCGCCCTTTTTCGTTTGACGGCCTAGTTTTCTAAATCCGGATTTGCTTTTCCGTTACCGTTTTCCGGCACATCGATAATGAGTGCCACTTCATCGCAGTCGGGAAATTTGGGGCAGTTGATGCAGTCCCGCCACACTTTGTGAGGCAGTTCGTGCTTGTCGACATCGCGAAAACCCAGCTTTTTGAAAAATTCCGGCTTGTAGGTAAGGCAAAAAACGCGCGGCAAAGCCAAAAGGCGCGCTTCATTGAGCAGGACTTCCACCATACGGCGGCCGTAGCCGCGATGCTGATAATCGGGATGCACGGCGATGCTGCGGATCTCGCCGATATCGCTCCAAACCACCGCCAACGATGCACAGCCGACAATTTTCCCATCGGCTTCCGCGACCACGAAGGAACGAATATGCTCGTACAACTCGATCAAGGGCCTGCCCAACATTTGTCCCTGCTGAGCAAAATGGTTGATCAACTGTACGATTTGCGGTACATCTTTGATTTTGGCTCTCCGTATCACTGAACTACTCCTATTCCAACAAGCGCGCGGTGAAGCTTGGCTGCCGCTTCGTCAATTTCTTCGTGCGTAACATTTAAAGGCGGCAAAAAACGCACGGCTTGGCCGCCGGTCTTGCAAATCAAAAGCCCTTCCTGTTCGCAGGCGCGAATCAGAATCTTGGGATCAATCGACACCTCGAGGGCACGCATTAAGCCTGCGCCGCGAGTTTCCGTCACAATAGGAAACTCCTGCCTGGCCTCTTCCAGGCGCCGGCCGAGATGCTCTCCTTTTTGCCGCACCGATTCCAAAAAAGAGGGCTCGGCGATGCGCTGCAGAATGTCGAGGGCAACGGCTGAAGCAAGCGGCCCTCCGCCGAAGGTGGTGCCGTGATCGCCCGGCTTGATGCAGGCGGCAACTCGGTCCGTTACCAGCACCGCTCCCAACGGCAACCCGCCGGCAATCGGTTTGGCGGCGACCATAATGTCGGGCTGGACGCCGTAAGCTTCGTGAGCACAAAACCAACCGGTCCTGCCGAAACCGCACTGAATTTCATCGAAAATCAAAAGCAGATTATGAACATCACAAAGACGTCGCAGCTCGCGCAAAAATTCGACTGACGCCGGGTAAATCCCGCCTTCTCCCTGCACCGGTTCGACAATGACTGCACAGGTTTTATCGGTGATCAACTCCGCGGCGGATTGAGCGTCATTGAATTCGGCAAAGCGGAAGCCCGACAACATAGGCTCAAAGCCGGCGTGAAGATGCATTTGGCCGGTTGCAGAAAGAGCGCCGTAGGTGCGGCCGTGAAAGCTTTTTTTCATGGCGATGATTTCATAGCATTCTGCGCCTTTATGCTCTTTGGCCCATTTGCGGCTGAATTTGATTGCCGCTTCGACCGCTTCCGTGCCGCTGTTGCAGAAAAAGGCCTTGTCGGCAAAGGTGTGCTCAATCAAAAATTCGGCGAGTTTGATTTGCGGCATGAAATGGTAAAGATTCGAACAGTGCCATAATCGGGCAGCCTGCTCGGCCAAGACCTGCTGCGAGCGCTCGTCCGCATGCCCGAAGGCGCAGACCGCAATGCCGGCGACGAAATCGAGATACTCTTTCCCGTCCAAGTCGTACAAGCGGCTGCCGCGACCGTAATCGATGACAAAGTCAGGCCGCGCATACGTGTTGAGCAGAACTCGGCGTTCGAGTTCGATCCATTCATTCGTCGTCATTTTCTTTGCTCGTAAAGCGTTGTTTTCTCCAATTCGCCGCCGAAGAGCAGTTTTTCCAGAGTCTCTTCGCCCTGCCAGCGGGTGATGTGCACCCGCTTCAAACCTCTTGCCAAGGCGGAAAAAATCGATTCCAGTTTCGCCACCATGCCGCCGGTTATGTCGCCTTTGGCGATGAGTTCCTTCGCCTGTTGAACCGAAAGATCAGAAAGGACCCGGCCGCTGCCGTTCATGACGCCGGAAACGTCGGAAAAGTAGACCAGGTCAGTGCAGGCTGCGCCGACGGCCAATGCCGCAGCAGCCGTATCTGCGTTGACGTTCAAGGTGACGCCCTCGGCAGTAGCTGAAATCGGCGAAACGACCGGCAGCAAACCCGCCTGCAGCGCCTCGAAAATCGGTTGGGGATGAACGGCGACGATTTCACCCACATAGCCGATGTCGCGGCCGTTGCGCAGCGTCTTTTCTGCGATCATCAAACCGAAAGTTTTGCCGGAAAAACGGCGACAGGCAACGCCGTTCTCCTCCAGCCATGCCGCAATGCGGCCGTTGATTTCTTCGGATAAGACCCTCTCGACAATCTCGACATCCTCGCGGTCGGTCACCCGTACGCCGTCGATAAAAGTGGTGCCGCGGCCGGCATTCTGTAACGCCTGCGAGATCTCGGCGCCGCCGCCGTGCACGAGAATCACTTCCGCTTTCAAGTTACGTACTGCGCGCGCCAGTTCGGCAAATCCCGACTTGTCGTTAAACGCCCGACCGCCGATCTTTAACAGCAGCCTAAAGGCCGCCTTGGAATTCTGTTTTTCCGTCCAGCTTTTCACCACAAGCCCTCGCTTTCCTCGATGCCCAACATGAGGTTCATATTCTGCACTGCCTGTGTCGAAGCGCCCTTGCCGAGATTGTCGATCGCCGAAAACAGGATAGCCGTGCGAGTCTCCGGCACCGTCACAGCACCCAAAAAGCAAAAGTTGGTATGTTGCGCCGCACTCATCGTCGGCAGGGAGCCGTCCAACACGCGCACAAAGGGTTCGTCCGCGTAACGCTGCCGCCACAGTTCCAGGAGATCGCTCGCGGAAAGGTCGCGGGTCAGTTCGACATAGATCGTCGAAAGCATGCCGCGCGTCACCGGTGTAAGATGCGGGGTAAAGATGACCGTCCGAGGTGCGCCGAAACAGGCCAACTCCTTTTCCATTTCGCCGACGTGGCGGTGGACATGCCCGACTTTGTACGGCGAAAGGTTTTCGTTAACGGAAACAAAATGCGTGGTGTCGCTCGGTTTTTTACCTGCGCCGGAAACGCCCGATTTGGCGTCGACGATGACCGGCCGACCGCTCAACAACTTTTTCTGGGCAAAAGGCAACAGCGCCATGAGAACGCTTGTGGGGTAGCAGCCCGGGTTGCCGACCAACCTGGCCGCGCGGATTTCCTGCCGATGCCACTCGGGCAATCCGTAGACCGACTCCTGCAGCAGCTCAGGCTTGGGATGCGCAGCCTGATACCAGGTCTCATATTCGGCCGCAGAGCGAAAGCGAAAATCGGCTCCCAGATCGATCACCTTGGCGCCGCGCTCGAGAAAGCGCGCCGCCCAACCGGCTGATTCTCCGGCGTGAAGGCAGAGAAAGACCAAATCGACCGGCAGTGCCGTCGCTTCCTCGGCGGTGACGAGCCGCAGATCGCCGTATCTGCGCAAAAATGGAAAAATGGCGGACAACGGTTTGCCGTGCTCCCGCTCCGAGGTGGCGAAAACCAATTCCGCTTTGCGGTGCCGCTCCAAAGTTTTGATCAGCTCTTCGCCGGTGTAACCGACGGCGCCGACGATGCCTACCTTCATGACGTTACACCCTTTCCCATCACTTATTGGATGAACCATTCACTTGATTGGTCTGCTCCAAGAGCCGAGACAGCTCCCGTGACCGCTTGGTGGCGGTTTCGACGGCGCGGATAAGCATGGGCCGCAGACCGCTCTCTTCCAGCTCCTTGATGGCCAAAATGGTTGTACCGCCGGGCGTCGTGACCTGATCCTTCAGGACCGCCGGATGGATGTCCGTCTCGCGCACCAGCTTTGCCGAGCCGAGCACCGTCTGCGTCGCCAGGCGCGTGGCGATGTTGCGGGGCAGTCCCATGAGTACGCCGCCGTCCGTCAGCGCCTCGATAACCATG
Proteins encoded:
- a CDS encoding periplasmic heavy metal sensor; the encoded protein is MTNKLFRIAFVLALFLLVQNAMAQGEPLRPFRGGQTKKVIEIQKEVIDRDLNLTDEQEKAFKKIDLSFRKETVALRNDLQIKQLELQAELSEDKPDAKKIESLIDDIAKLRAAIQKKRISAHLQKRNLLNADQRKILDRQCPWWGKPFERMHMGPARGRGPLFLNWLEKYDYDDEEEEEK
- a CDS encoding aspartate aminotransferase family protein; the encoded protein is MTTNEWIELERRVLLNTYARPDFVIDYGRGSRLYDLDGKEYLDFVAGIAVCAFGHADERSQQVLAEQAARLWHCSNLYHFMPQIKLAEFLIEHTFADKAFFCNSGTEAVEAAIKFSRKWAKEHKGAECYEIIAMKKSFHGRTYGALSATGQMHLHAGFEPMLSGFRFAEFNDAQSAAELITDKTCAVIVEPVQGEGGIYPASVEFLRELRRLCDVHNLLLIFDEIQCGFGRTGWFCAHEAYGVQPDIMVAAKPIAGGLPLGAVLVTDRVAACIKPGDHGTTFGGGPLASAVALDILQRIAEPSFLESVRQKGEHLGRRLEEARQEFPIVTETRGAGLMRALEVSIDPKILIRACEQEGLLICKTGGQAVRFLPPLNVTHEEIDEAAAKLHRALVGIGVVQ
- a CDS encoding DUF362 domain-containing protein; amino-acid sequence: MSEKKNCHGPFHRNEKGKSDGLSRRQFVAALGAAAAGITAAACSRASLPLEPNVSAAKGPLVPPTGSLGRQGGHLAQVAVCDVADYSYQALRANIQSAVEALGGLSDICKPGDVVGIKLNMTGGDSNAKNCPKRYGVKATELYWTHPEILRVCMELFRDAGASRIIVMEAIYDNESYQKYGYRDVVEELGGDFVDLNKKSPYGSFKEVPVPSPLGRWDRYYHNQALHELDCFVSLPKAKRHYGAGVTHSLKNMVGSIPLSIYTNYNDGKEGAVGGYRASMHEMGWPTLVRNFLDICRIRPIHFAINDAIMTADNGEGPWNQGFTPARYNKLIIGKDPVAVDSISTQVIGWDPMVGDFEGCFSQDSLPGEFSGTDNYLRIAQEAGMGIYDVNLINVINATASTRVVKRG
- a CDS encoding periplasmic heavy metal sensor; protein product: MSSKWLIAALIFSTTINIAGIGTLIYLRLGERRPPEGYWSRSKRERPPAFMERRLRQRFHDWKEMDSLNLQYKRQMGEILQDIERQRKNVAFLLEQEPIDRKAVDEELRRLYESRLRAESLTVDQLIALKPKLSTDEWRFIIRRLETPPRRLLPIEEDISPERFYRQSKEEKVIILKRTEKP
- a CDS encoding sigma-70 family RNA polymerase sigma factor, producing MTDEEFVRAAQDGDYAGFDALVRKYQDRIFGICLLFLDDRNDADDAAQEVFIKAYRSLSRFKGKAQFSTWLYRIAVNHCLNLLRARRRRKMLTLFSRLRAREKLYLMETAGGEDPHMRMEQEEIEQKVAKAIESLPDDQKTALILHRYEGLSYQEIAGVMGVSVACIESRLFRAKKKLAELLGTLGKD
- a CDS encoding anti-sigma factor is translated as MRSCAKYRKQLSALMDGELSSETQKSAVAHLSVCESCRRMMEEWQTLYRLIARPMTPAPPFFADKVRNRVLAQASKQPVVRLQAVQKLIVTTAAVAGIIVGILIGARLDFEASAGSLYRDAVISELFELDDALLTTAYWSFAELSQ
- the argB gene encoding acetylglutamate kinase, with the translated sequence MVKSWTEKQNSKAAFRLLLKIGGRAFNDKSGFAELARAVRNLKAEVILVHGGGAEISQALQNAGRGTTFIDGVRVTDREDVEIVERVLSEEINGRIAAWLEENGVACRRFSGKTFGLMIAEKTLRNGRDIGYVGEIVAVHPQPIFEALQAGLLPVVSPISATAEGVTLNVNADTAAAALAVGAACTDLVYFSDVSGVMNGSGRVLSDLSVQQAKELIAKGDITGGMVAKLESIFSALARGLKRVHITRWQGEETLEKLLFGGELEKTTLYEQRK
- the argC gene encoding N-acetyl-gamma-glutamyl-phosphate reductase — translated: MKVGIVGAVGYTGEELIKTLERHRKAELVFATSEREHGKPLSAIFPFLRRYGDLRLVTAEEATALPVDLVFLCLHAGESAGWAARFLERGAKVIDLGADFRFRSAAEYETWYQAAHPKPELLQESVYGLPEWHRQEIRAARLVGNPGCYPTSVLMALLPFAQKKLLSGRPVIVDAKSGVSGAGKKPSDTTHFVSVNENLSPYKVGHVHRHVGEMEKELACFGAPRTVIFTPHLTPVTRGMLSTIYVELTRDLSASDLLELWRQRYADEPFVRVLDGSLPTMSAAQHTNFCFLGAVTVPETRTAILFSAIDNLGKGASTQAVQNMNLMLGIEESEGLW
- a CDS encoding N-acetyltransferase, translated to MIRRAKIKDVPQIVQLINHFAQQGQMLGRPLIELYEHIRSFVVAEADGKIVGCASLAVVWSDIGEIRSIAVHPDYQHRGYGRRMVEVLLNEARLLALPRVFCLTYKPEFFKKLGFRDVDKHELPHKVWRDCINCPKFPDCDEVALIIDVPENGNGKANPDLEN
- a CDS encoding SpoVG family protein; the protein is MRITEINIKLREEPKLKAFVNITFENVFSVKGLKIIQSKKGLLLCMPSRKVEDGTQRDIAHPISKEFRDQMEREILAEYYRVLQQKELEPHEDNKIEEEFAVFEE